One Candidatus Alcyoniella australis genomic window, GGACGCGCCCTCGCGCCGCGGGATGACCTGCAGCACCGGCCGGATCGAATCCGGGTAGTTGCTGCTGATGCCGTGCACCTGACCCTCGACCAGCCCCTCGCGGACCATCATCGCGCCGAAGATGAACGGCGACTCGAGCTGACGCCGGGTCTCGCCCATGGTCCAGCCCTTGCGGCCGCGCGCGGCGAAAAGCTTTTCGCTGAAATCGTCGAACAGGTCGCTGGCGCAATGGTCGAGCAGCTCCAGACCGTCCAGCGGTATGTGCAGCTCCTGCGCCAGGGCCTCGATCCGCCCGGCGTTGCCCAGCAGCACCGGCTGGGCGATCCCCTCCTGCGCCGCCTGGTGCGCGGCGCGCAGCACCACCGGATGGTCGCCCTCGGGCAGTACGATCCGCCGCGGCGACTGCTGGGCTCGGACCTGGATCTTGTACATGATCTCGCGGTCCGGTCCCAGCCGCGACTCGAGCACCTGGATGTAATCCCCTTGCTGCTCGGGCTCGATCCGCGCCACGTTGCTTTGCACTGCGGCGCGCGCCACTGCCGGCGTGACCGAAAGCAGTACCCGCGAATCCAGCGGCTTGGGCAAAATGTACTCCGGTCCAAAGGCGATCGGTCGGCCGCCGTAGGCGCGAATCACCGAGTCGAGCACGTCCTCGCGCGCCAGCTCGGCCAGGGCGCGCACCGCCGCAACCTTCATCTGCATATTGATCGCCGTGGCTCGCGCGTCCAGCGCGCCGCGGAAGATGAACGGGAAGCCCAGCACGTTGTTGACCTGGTTGGGGTAATCCGAGCGTCCCGTGGCCACGATCGCGTCGGGCCGCGCACTAAGCGCCTGGTTAAAGTCGATCTCCGGATCGGGATTGGCCAGGGCGAAGACGATCGGCCGTGGAGCCATCAGCTTGAGCAGCTCGGGGCTAAACGCACCGGCCACCGAAAGCCCGACCAGCACGTCCGCGTCGCGCGCCGCGTGCTCGAGGGTCCGCAGTTTGGTGCGCACTGCGAACTGCTGCTTGTAGGGATTCATCCCCTGCTCGCGCTCGCTGTGGATCACGCCGCGACTGTCGAGCATCAGCAGGTTCTCGGCCCGCGCGCCCAGCTCGATGTACATCCGGGCGCAGGCGATGGCCGCGGCGCCCGCGCCGTTGATCACGATCCGCGCGTCCTGAATCCGGCGCTCGCTGATCTCGCAGGCGTTGAGCAGGGCCGCGCCGCTGATGATCGCCGTGCCGTGTTGATCGTCGTGAAATACCGGGATCGACATGCGCTCGATCAGCTTCTGTTCGATGTAGAAGCAGTCCGGCGCCTTGATGTCCTCGAGGTTGATTCCGCCGAAGGTCGGCTCGAGCAGCGCCACGGCGTTGATGAACTCGTCCGGATCGCTGGTTGCCAGCTCGATGTCAAAGGCGTCGATATCGGCAAAGCGCTTGAACAGTACGGACTTGCCCTCCATCACCGGCTTGGAGGCCAGCGGGCCGATGTTGCCCAGGCCGAGCACCGCCGTGCCGTTGGTGGCGATCGCCACCAGGTTGCCGCGCGCGGTGTAGTCGTAGGACAGATCCGGATCGCGCTCGATCTCCTTGCACGGCACTGCGACACCCGGCGTGTAGGCCAGGCTCAGATCGGATTGCGACAGGCAGGGCTTGGTCGGCACGACCTCGATCTTTCCCGGCCGCGGGCTGCGATGATAATTGAGTGCCTGGTCTTTCTTATTCATCTACCGGCTCCAAAAAAAACTGCGCTTGTGGATCGATTCGCCGTGCGGGGGCTTGAGCCCGCCGTTGCGACGCATTATATATAAGCATCGAAAGGATGCCACTTACAATGAATCGCCATTTCCCCGGCGCGGGTTTAAACGAGGATCAGCAGGACGGTTCAACGGGCATCGTCGCCTCGGAGCTGTACTGCCCGCGCTGCAAGGCCGCGATGCCCGTGCGCGAACGCCTGCTGCTCTACCTGCTCAACCAGGAGCTGCACGAGTACACCTGCGCGCGCTGCGGCACGAGCCTGGGCAAACGGACAATCCCCACCAAGCCGCCGCACACGCTCTATACACGCTGACGATTGACACCGCCCGCGGCCATCGATAGGATCATATTTTGAAAGAATGTTACGCTTAAAAAGGGGCGATCATGCATAGAAAGTTATTCGTTTCCGCGGCGGTTGTGTGCCTGATGCTCAGCGTCCTCGCCACGGCCGCCGACGTGCCGGCCCCGGATTTCATGGGCCTCTACACCTATGACGGCAGCCAGCTGACCAAGCTCGATCGCGCCTTTTCGACTACTGCGGATAACTCCGCGGGCAAATCCGTAGTCGGCTTCCCGGCCAACACCAACTTCCCCCTGGTGCAGCCCGACGTTGTTTTCGTGGCCTACCACGAGAAGATCGAGCTGCTCGAGGCCAACATCATCGGCCTGACGTGGGAAGGGATCAAAATGCTCGACGGCCAGGAGTTCAAAAGCGAGAACTACGAGCTGAACATGTACGTGCGCGACGGCGAGAAGATCGTGCGCTTCAACGTCGCGCCGCTGGAGGGCCAGAACTTCACCTACAAGTACGTGCCCGAAAAGCCGCTGGCGCCGGGCAAATACCTGTTCTACTTCGGCCGCAGCCTCAAAGACGCCCGCGTGGCGGATCAGGACAAGGTCTTCGTGTTCGAGATCGTGAAGTAAGCGGGAAGATCTACTGCTTGACGCCAAGCTGTTCGAGATACTGCTCGAGCAGCTTTTTTCCATCGTCGTAAAAGCGGGCGAACTCGACGCCGAAACCCGGGTCCATGCCCGACTCCGCGGCCATCAGCTCGGTGATAATGCCGATCACGCGCGCCTTGACGCGCAAAATCTGGCGCGTGTCCCACAGCAGCAGTTGCAGCTCGTGCTCGCTGCCGATGCGCGGCACGTCGCGGGTGACGATGAACATCCCGCCGCGGCTGATGTTGCGCGTATAGCCCTGGATCTTCTCCTCTGGCCGCACCAGGGTCACCTTGAGCACC contains:
- a CDS encoding NADP-dependent malic enzyme is translated as MNKKDQALNYHRSPRPGKIEVVPTKPCLSQSDLSLAYTPGVAVPCKEIERDPDLSYDYTARGNLVAIATNGTAVLGLGNIGPLASKPVMEGKSVLFKRFADIDAFDIELATSDPDEFINAVALLEPTFGGINLEDIKAPDCFYIEQKLIERMSIPVFHDDQHGTAIISGAALLNACEISERRIQDARIVINGAGAAAIACARMYIELGARAENLLMLDSRGVIHSEREQGMNPYKQQFAVRTKLRTLEHAARDADVLVGLSVAGAFSPELLKLMAPRPIVFALANPDPEIDFNQALSARPDAIVATGRSDYPNQVNNVLGFPFIFRGALDARATAINMQMKVAAVRALAELAREDVLDSVIRAYGGRPIAFGPEYILPKPLDSRVLLSVTPAVARAAVQSNVARIEPEQQGDYIQVLESRLGPDREIMYKIQVRAQQSPRRIVLPEGDHPVVLRAAHQAAQEGIAQPVLLGNAGRIEALAQELHIPLDGLELLDHCASDLFDDFSEKLFAARGRKGWTMGETRRQLESPFIFGAMMVREGLVEGQVHGISSNYPDSIRPVLQVIPRREGASKVSGVYLAIFKGRLVLLADATVNIHPDSEQLAEIALLAAEVARFFDLRPRVALLSFSNFGSVAHPEARRVRRAVQILHERDPHLPADGEMHADTAVVEEYLQTEFPFNRLGGAANVLIFPGLDSCNIAYKLLARIGGAVTVGPLLMGLSRPFNVVQRGTDMENVVNVIAITVAQAQERGARNAAP